The window ATATGCCTAGTTTCCTTCGTGAGGGGAACTGCCAGAAAAATAAAGTCGCTGTCCTGGATTAAAGTGTTTAAGGGTACAAAGTACGCCCCCAACTGATGAGCTTCGGGCTTCTCTTTATGGCCAGTGTAGAGAATTCTGGCCGCTTGGAAGGCTCGGGTTCTCGCTGCTATTGCCTGCCCAATACCACCAAAACCAATTAGTCCTATTGTTGCCCCTAATGAAACGCAAACTtagaaataaaacatttgatATAAATGGGACGAACCTGAGATGTCTCTTCCCAGCATCCAATCTATGCTGAATTCATGGGGCCATGTGCCCCTTTCTATATGCCACCGTCCCTCCGTAAACCTCCTAGCGGCCCCCAAAGCCAGCAAGAGTGCAGTATCGGCCACAGTATTATGAGCAGTTGAGTTGCTCAATTTAATGCCCCTTCTCTTTAATTCGCCCAAATCAATGTGGTTGTAGCCCGAGGAAGACGTGGCGACTATTTTGAGTTGAGATCCGGCGACGTCTAAGAGCTCCTTATCCAGTTTCAAACGACCACTCCATAATACCGCATCCACGCCTTTGAGCAGAGGCAAAACAGCCTCTTTGGTGTGAGCGGGACTTATTGAGACGTAGCATTTGCCTTTAAGGAGACTGAGGGCGCTTTGAGGCACGATGGGGTTCACGACGAGGACTTTAGGGAGAGACATTTTGGATGGATATGTGTGTTaattacataataattaatgtgtaatttaaatGTGTAGATATTCGAAGGCTTCTTATCGCGTCTATTATCAAGTGAGATTAGATGTGAGTTGAAGTAATggtaaactaaaattaatgtgTTTCAATGGTTTTActgatttataaatttcatattttttggtttgttcgttattttctttattcacCTAAAATTTGTAATGGGGTGAAAACCCATCGAGAGACAGCCGACACGAGTGCAATACACCCGCTCGATAAACTGAAGGGATTTCCTCACCTTGCTTGTACCATCTGCATGGCAGGGACTGAGTTAGTACATTGAAGGAGCTGAgcgttaaattatttttttcttaaaagagTACACTAATTACTATTCCAAACACAATAACTTTACATAAAACACATAAGAAGCCAACACAAAGAATTGACATATTCTTTTACTCCTAGTTAAAGCCGCAAATTATGGATTACTAAATTTTACGCCGGGCTCCTCCGTTGTACCCGTCAAAGTTCCCTGGCGACTTGACCAGCTGCCCCGAAACAGCTGCAATGCAACCACAGGTAAGCGGCAAACTGTGCCATCATATTGGTTGCATGTCAGAAAATCCCGATTCCCATACCGCTTCATATTGCTGATGACCCTTACACGCACTTTAAGGGTACTCTGCGAAACTCCAGTTTTGAGACGCACTTTTTCAGCttattttcacatttcttTTCAACAGTAAtcgaaaaataactttagCGACAGTCAAAGCTAAGTGAAGAGATTCAGTATGTTTCAAAAGAGAAGAGGATTTTTGGGTTTTACTGATAAATGACGGAGAATCTCAATACTTGGACCACCAGGTATATTATCTCCCCCACGGCATGTGTGATTCCAGGAGCACATGTCGGGCGTAAGCCCACAAATGAACTCGGGATTTCGGGGTGAACGCATCAAGTTTAGGAGaggtttttgataaaaattgcacttgtttttgatttaaaattcatcGGTTGATCGTGTATTCAGCAGTGTTGGGAATTGGAAAATGAAAGCTCGGAGGGGTACAAATAACCAGGGAAGGTGTTCCGGCAGGAGGGTGATACGCCACCCAAAACGGgtaagaaggaaaaacatatgTGTTgtgaagaaataataattaatttctcgCTTAAGACATCAAAGAAGCaagaatatgtattttttaatttgtcagcTCTTTCGGTGAGGCACTCGCATTTTCAGgtataaactttaaatttctttcgGTCAAAAATAGAGGTATCTAGTAGTAAtaccaaaataagaaaaatctcGGAGAGTGCTCCTGGATTCTGAAATTGAATTTCGAGCACTTTAAAGGGTTCCGGATGTTTCCAACTCAAAAAGAGACCCTTGTGTGGCTTACtagtatgtaaaaaatatttattaaagctTCGAAAGCCTACCTATTATACATACGTATCAAATTGACAGTCTTTTGGAGGCACCCctggttttgaattttaaacaaaattgactTTATTATGGCTTTTTTAAGCCTCTCGCCGatctttaattcaaaaatagagGTGACCGGTAGCATACTAACcagtgaaacattttttaacccatcaaggaaaacattaaaattttcaacccCTTTGAGGAAATTAttgagttaatttttttttatcgaatttctGACATTTTCTACTTTTCCAGAATTCACCAGCGTGAGGTAAATAGTCCAGTAGCTCACCTAGACATAGCTAACAAagctttttataaataaatttctcttaaacaattcataaattattaacactGTTATCTGCGTGTTTATGTTCGTCAAAGATGATCGTAATTGGCCTAACAACAATTCCCTTAAATTCCTTACGGAGCAAGGAGATAAAGACCAAAATACACGTAGCGCACACCCATTCCGCATGCGTGCTCATTTGGTGCGCACGGTAGCCTCCGTCTTCTTCTTTCCATTTGGTCAGATGATCTCCTAGAAGAACacattataatatacataagatatatataataataataaaatatataacgTTACTCCAGCTACATCCAAACCTTGGCCCTCAAAACTCACCTTTAAATTGCCCGTATGCAACAAATGCACCGACCGTACAGACTATGAAAGATATCATTGCAATTACTGATAGAATAATGCGCACCATTGTGGTTTTTCTCTGCCCAATCACcggggaaattttaatgtagagATATGACTACAAATGTCTCTGGTTGAGACCATTTTATGGACAGAAAATAATCTCAAACCTGCAAGACCGTGTAGATAGTAGCACCCCCGAAAGTCATGATAGCGGCGACCCAGTGGAAGACAAAAGTGCtggtttcttgaaaattcccCACCAAACTCATTCCCGACCCCGCGACGTAACCGAAAAAGCAGGCTATTTGGTTCACATTATACTTATCCTCTATGTGGTGCTTATGGAAGATTTCCTGCACCTGCAAGTACTTCAGGTACACGGcgtaaaaaactgaaaagacATCGTTAATGCTACTACTGGCAACACTGTCTGGCATCTGATTGGCCACTTCAATT is drawn from Euwallacea fornicatus isolate EFF26 chromosome 7, ASM4011564v1, whole genome shotgun sequence and contains these coding sequences:
- the LOC136340170 gene encoding glyoxylate reductase/hydroxypyruvate reductase-like, producing the protein MSLPKVLVVNPIVPQSALSLLKGKCYVSISPAHTKEAVLPLLKGVDAVLWSGRLKLDKELLDVAGSQLKIVATSSSGYNHIDLGELKRRGIKLSNSTAHNTVADTALLLALGAARRFTEGRWHIERGTWPHEFSIDWMLGRDISGATIGLIGFGGIGQAIAARTRAFQAARILYTGHKEKPEAHQLGAYFVPLNTLIQDSDFIFLAVPLTKETRHMCNSAFFERMKNTAVLVNVGRGDLVDQEALIKALREGQIFAAGLDVMTPEPLNTDCELLTLPNVVLTPHIGSATRKTREEMSELAARNILRGLAGEPLLTPVEL
- the LOC136340175 gene encoding DNA damage-regulated autophagy modulator protein 2-like gives rise to the protein MGTIIQYLPYAIVAVVGGTAFITFYLSYVVYEHVTYMLPYISDTGTFPPESCIFAQSLNIAAILIFYAVYLKYLQVQEIFHKHHIEDKYNVNQIACFFGYVAGSGMSLVGNFQETSTFVFHWVAAIMTFGGATIYTVLQSYLYIKISPVIGQRKTTMVRIILSVIAMISFIVCTVGAFVAYGQFKGDHLTKWKEEDGGYRAHQMSTHAEWVCATCILVFISLLRKEFKGIVVRPITIIFDEHKHADNSVNNL